GCTAAACTTCTATACGGTAGCATAAGCACCTTGCTCCATCGAAAGAGACACACTTAAAGTTGTATTGAGGCCTCCACCGTGAAATTAAGAGGAAAGCGTGCTATACGTATATATGCACAGACACGTAGGCAGAATGTAATTATCTGTTTCGAACTACCGATAGTTTTCGCAATTATTTCTACTTCACAGATCCTTTCACTGTCCACGCATACGTTTCAGAGTTCACGGGGTTAGTGTCAACAACTTTTAAACGTACAAAAAGAGATTATGACACACGCATTCCCAGGTCTGGGCGCGTTTACTATTTTTCCAATGCCTACCGAATTAATTCGATCGAAAATAGTTCTTCAGCGTCAATTTAAACAACTTTTATGTCTGCTTAAACAATTTTCTTTTGAGCAGTTACGTGTGACGAGCATTTGAAATACATGTGACCAATACAATATCTAATTGTATTTCCTTGTAACTCTCTAATAGTGTTTTCTTGTAGCTGTATCGTGTATAGCTGACTAACGGATTTAAGGGACAGTCATGGTCAGAATAGTATATTGGATGCGCAATAAAAGAATTCTTTCTTGATTTTTCAAGTGTGAAGAGTGTCTAAAAATTAACGTGATCCTTTCACAAGTCTGATTTTTATGTCTATTAAATATCTTTAGTCTTGCTATTTAAAAAGATCGACTACATTACGCGTACGATCTTACTATTTGAATAAAACAGAAAATAAAATCGGAATGTATTCGTTTGCGATCTTTAGTTGTACGATGAAGGGAACAACCTTGTAGTCATGTATGTTGGACATAACGAGAACATGACCGACGAAGAAGGACGTTACTTAAGCATTCAATCGTATAATGGTAGCCCAGGAATGAAACACTGGGGATACAGGGAAGAAGAGGGAAACGACACGTATCCAGAGTGAGTGAAAAGAGATATTGTCAGAACCAATCATATTGCAAGACCTAACAATGTCGTGAACTTTTTGTTACAGAAATACCATTTGCAATCGCATTAAAGGATGTACCGAAGGGGAAATATTTCCAAGAAACTTGGACAAACACGCTGTATTCAGGGTCTATAGAAAAACATTCTGTAGAACGGTACCAATTATTTTCCAAGAGGAAATAACTTTAGAAAATGGTCTGAACGGGTATCTTTACAAATTTCCCGACAATTTCTTAGATCCTCCTGATGAGAATCCGGAAAACGCGTGTTATTGTTATAATAAGAAGAAATGCCTAAAGAAAGGCCTCTCTGACATGTCACCGTGTTATTACAGTAAGTATCTTTCCTTAATTTCGATATAATTAACAAAATAGAGGTAGCCTTCGCTAGAACGAAGATTTTTATTGAATATGAATTAATTTTCCGCCGATTCGAACTGAACTGCGGCGTAAACCGAGGGCTACCTGTACTTTATCAGTATCGTATTTGTTGCTTTGAGAGAGAATCTTACAATTCTATAGCTAGTATATAGAAAATAAATGACTCACTCACCATGCGCCGACTTATTCGATGAAATAACTAAATGCGTATCATGTTCAGTGCACTCGACTGAAAAATTGAGTTCGCACTTGCCAGCGTAACATCATCGGCCAAACTGTAACATCAAATGTCAAAATTTGACCTGTGCGCAGAGAACATAACGCGGGGCACTGTATATAGACATCATATTAACTTGATAATCAATATCTTCTTACTaccattttttatattttttaacaaattacATATATTACTTACAGATATCCCAGCAGCATTGTCTCTGCCACATTTTATTTACGCCAACTCTAATTTAGCTGATAAAATCGATGGTCTGAATCCAGATCCCGAAAAGCACGCTACCAGGGTTGTTCTGGAACCGGTAAGCATGATTTTAAACAAAGCTAACTTATTATCACACGCCGGAAGTTGCTTTGCCTGATATCGGCGATTACTTCCAAATACAGAATGCAACTCATTTTGTCGGTTTCATTATTTGTTTGGTAATTTATGTAAGTATTGCGCTAACTGTTTCCTGCGACTGCTTGAAAATGTTATCACCAGAAACACATTCTCTCTAATATATTTCATAAGCTATTAAACAGTAAAGACATGTAATGGTAGGAGAATGCGGTCGAAAGCCGGTTCGTGTTTGCGATAATATTTAACTCTCATGAAAATAATACTAACATTCGTTTAAACTCAACAAGATTGATCGTTACGTTAAATTTGTCATTCAATAATTACATTAAATAATTTATGCGAGTAATCGGTAACTCACAAACCGCaatcttttttctctttccgtAGCTGACCGGCATCCCACTGAACGTTAATTCGAGAATGCAAGTCAATCTCGTTACGGAACACACAATATACACTTCCAGGACCAAAGTTTTCAACGATATGACAATACCATTATTCTGGACTGATCTGGTGAGTGCCCATCGTTCATCTTCTTAACTCATTTTCAAAGATTACTCTTCTACTCATCATCAAAAGTCTGATCGCACCGGCTGTAATATTCAATCCTAGCAGCGTTCAAGATCGGTTGTTCGTGGCCTCGTTCCTCACCGTAAATAACACCATGAAAGTAGCTTGTTCCTTCGTAGCTTTCTGAAACTGTTTtacaatatatttaaataaagtAATATAAAGTAACTTTACAGCTATGGTGGAAGATCGGTCCTCGATAGCCTTGAACATTTTACGCAATATAAACATATAGAAATTATTACGCTGTCTCATAATTACATTTCTAAAGAGGTATAGCTCTTAAAATGCAtaaatatgcatatatatacatttacaaTTGCACAAGAAGAAAGCCACCATAATTTCAACAGCAAGAGGTAGTATATGACTacaatttcgtaaatttatttACAGGAAATACCTATGTTATCGAGCAACTTATTGCTTCTCGTGAAGTTGGTAATTCATATAGCACCGGTTACACAAATAGTGATAATGTGGTTGTTGGCCGTGGCCGGGGTGCTGATGTGCTTGTTATCGATACCAGCCATGTTAAGGACCATCAACCAACAGCAAGAGTCCCCGCTTTCCTTGGAGAGGAGGGACAGTTGCGATTTACGAATACCGCTAAACTATGGCCAGTACACGACGATGCATATTCTGCCGGCCATTAAGAAGATCACATCCAGAACGGATATATTTAGCTAACCAAATATCTATGGAATCATATCTACGGGAGCTCAAAGGGGGAAAACACGTTAGAATAATGAGGGGCAGAATAGAGATAAGAACCTTTTTTTCTCGTTGTAAGATgttatttgttttttttctctcgcgggAAGAAAATGTACCGAGACGCGTGCAACCTGCTTCCACTGACTCAGAACACGAACGAAGATATTCCACATTACGGTACACTTTCAGAGTTTCGCGCTAAAAATATTCCCGCTATGGATCGATATTATTCTACCAGTGCTTTACCGTCACGCTTTAACTCTTTTTCGGCTCTAATTAATCCACTTTACTATTTTATTCCTATATATAGTAACATGCACCAAACATTTCTTCGTACGATCCTATTTTATATCTGTTTCAATGGTATTCCTAATTTAATGTTGCAAATTATTTACCGATAAGTACTGTCCCTGCAAACTTAGTTATGCTTGTATATTACTAGTATGTAACATAACCAATAATATAATTCACCAAAAACTAAAGGTAAACGCGTTTAACAAACCTTAAACGTTATATCTTCGTATAACGAATAAAAAAGTAAACAATATGACACGTAACTCTTACCTAATTTTTAGCAAATGAATATGTAATTACGATGAATGTATATAATGCACTCCACTCGGTAAATAAGTTCAATTATACGTGTTATTGATACGTGTATAGAAACAGGAAGTAATCAATCACTGATGTATTTTAATTCTTACATACAACACTTGTTCCTTTGGCAGTCTGCCTAAGTCTTCTATTCGGTTTCGATTTCCGCAACCGGAAGTTGTCAGTTTGATACTTGATAAAACGAATTTCGCGCATGTTTCGATATGACATTTTCTTCCCCGTGAGAATAGTATTGTATTAGTTGTAATTCTTAATCAATACAAAaaataaattaagtttagtaTTTGAATTAAAATCCTTGTTATATGCTCGGATTTTGTTTaatataatactttttaaatatcAACGTATAGTATGTTTTCTATATTATAAGATGTTTTATATACCgaatttttaaaatttgttaAGGGTTAAAAAAACATGTGATACTCGTAGAGATGACTAAAATTCGAATAGTAACATGAAAAATATTGAGCTTGTAGTTTCTATGTTGAGAGTTAAAAGAAATTGATAATTAAAAAATcctaaaattgaaatttagctTATAATATTATACACATTTACAGTaaattattcacatctagataTTTATGTTTTAATTTACTAAATTCTAGACAACTTAAAATAATACATAATACCGAGCCTCcttcaaacgaattaagttACAATCATTTTTTTCTCATTTGTTACAATCATTTCATTATTTTCGTTATTTTCTTTCGTACAATTTTATGCCATTcataataaatatatttcatTTATCATGCCATAAAAATGTAGCATTAAAAACACAATTGTACAGACTGCCAAACAAAATACATTAATATATAACTCAGCATCCATAATAAAAGCTCAAATCTTTTTCATAAATTAAATAACTTTTTCCCAGTATATGTACtgtacacacacataattcaccTACTACTGACTTATGGATACATTATCCATTTTACTATATAATATGGATAGTTTTAATAAGGGATATATATTGGTTATCCattatatattgtacattatgTATCCAAATTTATTTacattgaaaatatttttcttatgTATGCACATTATGCAATATAACAAAGTCACAGTAATTCCTTAGGAATCGACATTAATTTGTTGCATACAAATTAAGGTAGCAACATAATCATTATTAGTTCTATGATATATTTAAAGCTATACGCTACACGCTACCACTACACGCTACAGTTTATAAATATACTTATTGTAAAATACAGTACTTTTATTCAATTTATAAAAAATGTAAGAACGTTATATATTGCATTATAAATCATTTAGTTTTTTAAACACATAATCCATTTCTGGTCTATTTTGTGCCATATGATTAGCACACCATTTCCCCAAAAGCATTAAATTATTGTAAATCTGTTTGCCTTTTTCGCCTGCTTTTTTATCTATCAATAAATGAAGATCTTTGTCTTCCCAACTATCAATAAAATCTCTCAAAAATCTATTCTCTAGCCTAGACTCGTCGTAAGCTGATAAACCAGTAGCTAATTCAAATAAAACTATACCATAACTATACGTATCAACTTTTGTAGATAACTTTCGTCCATGTAGAAATTCTTCCGGAAGATATGGTCTAGTGCCATGAATTTTGCTTACCTACAAAAAAAAGTAAATCAATACGAAAAATATTGCACTTTGTAAAATATCATAATAATATAGTTTCAAAAATGTTTACTTTCATAGAATCACTCTCAGGACCCTCTCTAGCTAAACCAAAATCACCAATTCTAGGTTCAAAATTTTTGTCTAGCAAAATATTTGCACTCTTTATATCGCCATGTATCAAAGGCTTTTCTCCAATTGTATGTAAGTATTGTAAACCACGTGCAGTTCCTTTAGCTATTTCATGACGTTGTACCCAAGACAGTGGTGGAGTTTTTTGTTTCACTAATAATCTGTCTTCCAAAGATCCGTTCTGCATAAGTTGATATATAAGACAAGGTATTTTACCATCTAAACTGTATGCATACAATGGCAAAATATTTTCATGACGGCAAGCATTTAAAATTTTGATTTCTCTAAGAGATTGTTGAAGTTGAAGCATATGACTCTCATCAGAATCTGTTCCTCTTTTTTCTATCCTTTTTATAGCTACATCTGTATTTTTCCAAACGCCTATGTAATAAAAGAGAAGGAGAGGGAAAAGAGTGAAATATAATAAGTATTCTATTTAAATCAAATTAATCAGTTTTAAGTAACTTATTAGCATCCTAATGTAACTATTACCTCTATACACTATTCCAAAACCACCTCTCcccaatatgttatatttattcCATTCATTAGTGGCTATAGTTAACTCGTTAAAAGTAGCGTGAGGGATTGTTGCTTCCGTTTTAAGTACAGCAGCATCATTGTCTTTCTTTGCATTAGTTTGAACACGGTGCAAGGTAACTGGATTTGCTGCTGCTAAAGAAGCAACAAGTAAGTTGTTAGAATTACTTGGAGTGACGCCAATATGCATAGCTTGCATTGGTTGATTCAAAATTTTATGAGATTCCTCCTTAGTATTCTCCTGTATAATAATTTTTGGCATATTTGGTTCCGATGGTGCAATTTGATTAAAATTTTGCATTCCTATCTTCAAATCTTTTGTATTCTTATTTAATCGTTTTCCAAGTAATCGATGAAGATTTCCCTCCCCATTGTAAAGTAATTTATGAAACTTTTTCTCGACGAATGATTTTAATGGTACCATGGATTGATAATGCTGCATCCTAGATAATAAAACAAACAACTCCAATATGGTATGATTATGATGACCCCACATTGTTAATAATTCGTCTGTTGGATTCTTCTCTTTTCGCAAACTTTGTATTGTCAACATATCATATTCCATCCACATTCCTAAAAGATTGCCCACATAATATCGGTCTTTTTACTATCGTAACttcttattaaaaatattgGATAATGCTACAACTTACCAGCAAGTTCTTCCCACTTGTCATTTTGATTAAGTATTTTGCAAAGTTCTGATCGCTCTGAGAATGGCAACTGGTAAATATATTTGATTTTATCAGTACAACCTGACGAAGTCATTGTTTGGAAATCAATGGTCCATATTAAGTTACAAATTTCCTTCTCAAGGAGGAAAATTATTGTGTATGACTCATGTCATGAAAAGTTTTACACTTGAATCATATCTGGCTCCATCTATTTAGATCACAAAAGTTGCTGAGTGAAAGATTAATCGATAAGATCAATAATGATACAGGTACTAGTAAAATAACTATTCACTATTAAAAGATATAGTCACTACGACCGAAATAACTAATTAGCACCTCGTATCTAATGTCTAAACTGTTTTCCTTTCATTAAAAGGACAGCTGTCTATAAATAAACTAAAACAAAACCATGTAACTTTCAGAAGCACAATACGAAGCACAAATTAAAAGAGAGTAATCCTTATAATTTCTAATTATGATTATGATATCGTATGCTTACAAGCGTGATCAAGATTTAATGCAAACAGATGCAGTCCTGCATAAAGAGAGATATATAGAACTAATGAAAATttcatcatgtataccttgaatgaATAGGATATACACAGCATTTCTATGCCCTCTAGAGACGATACATCGAAACTTGAACAACTTATTAAGCGAGCGTTTTATAATAACGCGTTCGCCATTTTGGATCAGAGTTACACACAAAACGTTGTATATGTTGCGGCAAGACGAttctttctatgttttaagaaactttgtgTTTTAGTTGTGAGATAACCAAGAAATAACGAATAATGGCAGAATATTTGGCATCAATATTTGGTACAGAGAAAGACAAGTAAGTTAAATTTCTTAATTAACATTCGACGTAAATTTTTCTAGCTAAAGTTAATGTTGTTATCCTGTTTTATTTTTGCAGAGTAAATTGTTCATTTTACTTCAAAATTGGTGCCTGCCGGCATGGAGATCGATGTTCACGAATTCATAACAAACCAACTTTTAGTCaggtaatattatatctttcttaACCTTCAAACACTTTCAACTCTTAATATCACTAAAAGGTTGTTGTTCTATCAGTTTACGCGTGCGTTTAATGTTTTGAGTCAAAAGCTTTATCCAGTTTTTCAATAACAACAGTAGTAGTTACACAAGAAATAGTATGCAAACATATTTCTTTCACAATTTTGGGTTTTGTTTGATATATTTGTTATGGTAGCATCATCTAACAACTAAAATAAATTGTTTTAGACTTGCTTATTGCAAAATCTTTATGTAAATCCTCAAAATTCAGCAAAAAGTGCAGATGGATCTCATTgtaagtataatattaattatatttcaATTAATGTATTGGTTATATACTCGATATACTAATTTACTATTAAATAAACATTATTTTTTTGTAGTGGTTGCAAACGTGTCTGATGAAGAAATGCAAGAACATTATGATAATTTTTTTGAAGATGTCTTTGTGGAATGTGAGGATAAATATGGTGAAATAGAAGAAATGAACGTGTGTGACAATCTCGGGGATCACTTAGTTGGAAATGTTTACATCAAATTTCGAAGAGAAGAAGATGCAGAAAGA
The sequence above is a segment of the Xylocopa sonorina isolate GNS202 chromosome 7, iyXylSono1_principal, whole genome shotgun sequence genome. Coding sequences within it:
- the Pll gene encoding serine/threonine-protein kinase pelle; this encodes MTSSGCTDKIKYIYQLPFSERSELCKILNQNDKWEELAGMWMEYDMLTIQSLRKEKNPTDELLTMWGHHNHTILELFVLLSRMQHYQSMVPLKSFVEKKFHKLLYNGEGNLHRLLGKRLNKNTKDLKIGMQNFNQIAPSEPNMPKIIIQENTKEESHKILNQPMQAMHIGVTPSNSNNLLVASLAAANPVTLHRVQTNAKKDNDAAVLKTEATIPHATFNELTIATNEWNKYNILGRGGFGIVYRGVWKNTDVAIKRIEKRGTDSDESHMLQLQQSLREIKILNACRHENILPLYAYSLDGKIPCLIYQLMQNGSLEDRLLVKQKTPPLSWVQRHEIAKGTARGLQYLHTIGEKPLIHGDIKSANILLDKNFEPRIGDFGLAREGPESDSMKVSKIHGTRPYLPEEFLHGRKLSTKVDTYSYGIVLFELATGLSAYDESRLENRFLRDFIDSWEDKDLHLLIDKKAGEKGKQIYNNLMLLGKWCANHMAQNRPEMDYVFKKLNDL
- the LOC143425235 gene encoding platelet glycoprotein 4, with the protein product MKFTVPLQQFRKCMFLFIMGIICSALAYIINVVNPVKLIVDSKLKMTPGSLLFELWKQPPIDVFLKVYIFNITNAEEFLQGGVNLKVEEVGPYVYKEVVMNENVTWNMSNNTISYYPKRNVLYMPELSVGDPLKDIVSVPNIPMLGLTSTLHDAGFFVNYPWSQLLNMLDSKPILSISVHDYLWGYEDRLIRLASAIVPRFINFHKFGLLDRLYDEGNNLVVMYVGHNENMTDEEGRYLSIQSYNGSPGMKHWGYREEEGNDTYPENTICNRIKGCTEGEIFPRNLDKHAVFRVYRKTFCRTVPIIFQEEITLENGLNGYLYKFPDNFLDPPDENPENACYCYNKKKCLKKGLSDMSPCYYNIPAALSLPHFIYANSNLADKIDGLNPDPEKHATRVVLEPLTGIPLNVNSRMQVNLVTEHTIYTSRTKVFNDMTIPLFWTDLEIPMLSSNLLLLVKLVIHIAPVTQIVIMWLLAVAGVLMCLLSIPAMLRTINQQQESPLSLERRDSCDLRIPLNYGQYTTMHILPAIKKITSRTDIFS
- the U2af38 gene encoding U2 small nuclear riboprotein auxiliary factor 38, with the translated sequence MAEYLASIFGTEKDKVNCSFYFKIGACRHGDRCSRIHNKPTFSQTCLLQNLYVNPQNSAKSADGSHLVANVSDEEMQEHYDNFFEDVFVECEDKYGEIEEMNVCDNLGDHLVGNVYIKFRREEDAERAVNDLNNRWFGGRPVYAELSPVTDFREACCRQYEMGECTRSGFCNFMHLKPISRELRRYLYSRKKGGKGRSRSRSRSRGRDRKRRSRSRDRRSRSKDRRKGRDDKGRDGRSGRY